The Verrucomicrobium spinosum DSM 4136 = JCM 18804 genome includes a region encoding these proteins:
- a CDS encoding WGR domain-containing protein, whose amino-acid sequence MQTTLYYRQGSSDKVYTVSIVPQGLRFAVNIAYGRRGSTLQTGTKTDVPVALEDAQIIFQKTVKEKTTKGYIEGEAGTRYTETGSVRKNTDILPQLLNPITEEHAQKYIEDPAYWMQEKLDGRRILLKKTANQVTGINRLGLETELPLTIVKSAMELPGDFLVDGEAVGDTLHVFDLLELANGNLRDQPYGQRMLKAIQLLAGSIYNMHLKHVPTATLTDNKRSVFAVMKARGKEGVVFKHEDSTYIPGRPASGGSQLKCKFYETASFIVGKIHPNKRSISLLLFEGDRIKPAGNVTIPVNHDIPKPGDVVECRYLYAFKESGSIFQPVYLGRRDDIRAAECVVGQLKYKMH is encoded by the coding sequence ATGCAAACCACTCTTTACTACCGCCAAGGATCATCCGACAAAGTCTACACGGTGAGCATCGTCCCGCAGGGTCTTCGCTTCGCCGTCAACATCGCATACGGCCGCAGAGGCTCCACCCTGCAGACGGGCACCAAAACCGACGTTCCCGTTGCCCTGGAAGATGCTCAGATCATTTTCCAGAAGACGGTGAAGGAAAAGACCACCAAGGGCTACATCGAAGGAGAAGCAGGAACCCGATACACGGAGACCGGCAGCGTCCGTAAAAATACGGATATCCTTCCCCAACTCCTGAATCCCATCACGGAAGAACATGCACAGAAGTACATTGAAGATCCCGCCTATTGGATGCAGGAAAAGCTCGATGGTCGGCGGATCCTCCTCAAGAAGACCGCGAACCAGGTCACGGGCATCAACCGTCTGGGACTGGAAACGGAACTGCCCTTAACAATTGTTAAGTCAGCAATGGAACTCCCGGGTGACTTCCTTGTGGATGGTGAAGCCGTTGGCGACACTCTTCACGTCTTCGACCTCCTGGAACTTGCAAATGGAAACCTGCGTGATCAGCCCTACGGGCAGAGAATGCTTAAAGCCATCCAGTTGTTGGCAGGCAGCATCTACAACATGCACCTCAAGCATGTCCCCACGGCTACTCTGACTGACAATAAACGGTCGGTGTTCGCCGTGATGAAGGCCCGGGGCAAAGAAGGTGTGGTCTTCAAACACGAAGACTCTACCTATATTCCAGGCAGACCGGCTTCAGGTGGTTCCCAGCTCAAGTGCAAGTTCTACGAGACGGCTTCGTTCATCGTCGGCAAGATCCATCCCAACAAGCGGAGCATTTCATTGCTGCTGTTTGAAGGCGACAGGATCAAGCCAGCGGGGAACGTCACCATCCCGGTAAATCACGACATTCCAAAACCCGGGGATGTGGTGGAATGCCGGTACCTGTACGCATTCAAGGAGAGCGGCTCCATCTTCCAACCCGTCTACCTGGGCAGAAGGGATGACATTCGCGCTGCTGAATGCGTGGTGGGACAACTGAAGTATAAAATGCACTAA